From Candidatus Neomarinimicrobiota bacterium, one genomic window encodes:
- a CDS encoding HNH endonuclease has product MLDFIVGALFLGIVIWIAMQLFTPRRKCDYCGERHPGKYLYWNLELGKDYSFDNNLVFGRQQCLKDWRSENYFCAQCNNHHPWSQRVLSHKFKRDTYYFCSPSCQATWQGRNPDKYYEGHVRHSIPTDLRKIIWKRDKGRCVKCGSENELHYDHIIPLSKGGSSTENNLELLCQTCNLSKSDKVE; this is encoded by the coding sequence ATGCTTGATTTCATAGTAGGTGCCCTATTCCTCGGGATTGTCATATGGATTGCCATGCAATTATTTACCCCGCGGCGAAAATGTGACTACTGTGGTGAGCGGCATCCCGGAAAATATCTGTATTGGAATCTTGAACTCGGCAAAGATTATAGCTTTGATAATAACCTTGTATTTGGGCGACAACAGTGCCTAAAAGATTGGAGATCCGAGAACTACTTTTGTGCTCAGTGCAATAACCATCATCCCTGGTCACAGAGAGTTCTTTCCCACAAATTCAAGAGGGATACTTACTACTTCTGCTCTCCCAGCTGTCAAGCCACTTGGCAAGGGAGAAATCCTGATAAATATTATGAAGGTCATGTTCGGCACAGTATTCCGACTGATCTAAGAAAAATAATTTGGAAGAGGGATAAGGGAAGATGCGTAAAATGTGGAAGCGAGAATGAACTGCACTATGATCATATCATACCTCTCTCTAAGGGCGGGTCTTCCACCGAAAATAATCTGGAACTGCTATGCCAGACATGCAATCTGAGTAAATCTGATAAGGTTGAGTGA